From the Fibrobacter sp. genome, the window AAATCTGAAGAATCAGAGGAAGAATCCGGTGCACCTGTGGATGAAGCTGTTGAGGATGCCACTGTAGCACCTCAGGAAGAATCTTCTGAGGGTTCCTCAGAATCAGCCGGTGAATCACCTGAAGCTTCTGAGTAATTTCTGTTCTGAAAATGTTTTTTATTACAGGCAGTCCTTTAAAGGACTGCCTTTTTTACTTCTGCTTGGCATTACAAATGTTGTCCCAATGTCATTTCGACAAATCCTGAGGAGAAATCCCTCATGTCCGCTACTGGTTGAGGACTGCAGATTCTTATCCCGATACAGGTCCCGAATAAGAACAATAAAATAAGGCAAACCTTCGGTTACCTCACGAGGTGTATCGAGGAGAGGAAAAATTTGTCTGCCGCAATCGCAGCCAGTCCTGCAATCATCTCGACCTTGTAAAGCGCTGATATGCGGAAAAGCATCTTTTCCATATCCGCTCTGAAAAGAATAGTCCTTTTAATGTGAATTGGAAGCACTACTGAAAGACTTACCAATCCGTAGATAAAACCAAATTGAGAAAGAATAAAAGGAATGAAAAGGAAAGAGATATAGATACCGCTGCATCCAAAGATAATACCTTTAAGGAGAGAGCGGGGGAGTGAGGCAGTGGTGGTGTATCCGGCAATTTTATCACCCTTTTCATCCTGAATGTCCTTGATTATTTCCCGGGGCAGATTCAGGAGAAAGGCAAGGAATGCAGGAATGAAAAGAATGTGAAAGACTGGTCTGTTGATGCCTCCGTAGAGAAGGGCATAAGCAACCAGAGATGCCACAACTATATTGCCTGCCAGCGGAGTTCCCTTCAGGAAAAATGCGTACAGGAGAAGGATGATAAGGGGAATAAATGTAGCCAGTCCATGTGCAGGTGAAACTGAAAATGAGAGAAACAGAGCGGTAATCACAAGCAGCACGGAATAAACTGATGCCTGGTTTATCGAGATATCGCCTCTGGGTAGAGGACGGTCGGGATGGCTGATGCGGTCTGTAGAGATATCAAGTATATCGTTAAGCACATTTCCAAAGCCAGTGGATGCGATTGCTGCCAGAACAAGAAAAATCATATTCCGTACGGAAAACTCTGATCCGGTAAGCCAATACCCAAGAACAACTGCACCCCCGGCCATTACTGCATTCCTGGGACGGAGAATCTTTATAAAAGCGGATAGTTTCATTTTGACAGTCAGGAAAATTGATTTCTCAATAAAATACTCGTTTGGCTCTGAATTAATCCAGAATGCTTATCCGGCATTGTATGCCAAACCTTTATGCAATGCATCCACCTATGTCATTTCGACGAAAATCAATATCGATTCCGATACCGATACTGACCCCGATTCAT encodes:
- a CDS encoding UbiA family prenyltransferase gives rise to the protein MAGGAVVLGYWLTGSEFSVRNMIFLVLAAIASTGFGNVLNDILDISTDRISHPDRPLPRGDISINQASVYSVLLVITALFLSFSVSPAHGLATFIPLIILLLYAFFLKGTPLAGNIVVASLVAYALLYGGINRPVFHILFIPAFLAFLLNLPREIIKDIQDEKGDKIAGYTTTASLPRSLLKGIIFGCSGIYISFLFIPFILSQFGFIYGLVSLSVVLPIHIKRTILFRADMEKMLFRISALYKVEMIAGLAAIAADKFFLSSIHLVR